Genomic segment of Panicum virgatum strain AP13 chromosome 9N, P.virgatum_v5, whole genome shotgun sequence:
CGTACTGTTCTCTTCCTCCGTTTACTGGACCTGTCGGCTCGCTTCCGGTCTTCACCGTAAATCGAGGCATGGTGTAGCCTTGGTAAAACATCACATCAAGATTTCACAAACAGATTTCACAAACGGACGAAATtcataggctgtgtttagatgaggtGAAAAGGGGAGAAAAAGCCACATCAGCACTGTAgcatattgtagcactttttgtttgtttgtggtaaatattgtcctaccatgacctaactaggctcaaaagattcgtctcgcaacgtatatcaaaactatgcaattagttttttatttaactacatttagtactccatgcatgtgttatttactatatttaatgtttcgatgtgataggagatgtgatagatgtgatggaaaatttggaaatttggtgggaactaaacacacccatagcCCTTTTGCTGCCTCCAAATCTGACAAGCTGCAAGGCCGAAGAAACCAATCAATGCGCTGTGCGGCAAGGTTGGCAAATTTCAGTCACAACTAAACGATGGGGCTAGCTCGGCAAAACAACCAAACGGGCTGGTTGCCTGGTTGCAAGCTTAGGGAGTGTTTAGTTTGTCAAATTTTTTGGTTCGGATACTGTAGTATTTTAgtttttatttagtaattagtgttcaatcataaattaattagtctcaaaagatttatttcatcatttaccgctaaactatacaattaattattttttaaattatatttaatactttatgtatgtgttcaaaaattcgatttgacataaaattttgaaattttttgagaactaaacatgtTAGCTTATCTGGATTTAGCAAGCTGCCTAGCTGAGCTATCACTCAGGTCAGCGAAGCTACCAAACGTAGCTGCATGCGAGCGGCAGGAGGTGGCGAAGATGTGCGTTTGGGCCAAACGTTGCTTCCACCTGCGGGGAGAGAGAGGCGGCATGAGCTCTAAGATTTTTGTGTGCGatgaggaggaaggggagaacGCCGTGAGGGTCTGCACACGCTGCCACAAGCTGGCACCTGCTTCGAGCACAGTGAGCTGGCACACGCAGCTGTGGCTGGCCTCCTTCCCCCCGGCCCCCGCACGATCTCGCGCGCTGCACGCCGTCTCGGGTGGTGCGTGGCTGCGGTCGTGGCTGCGAGTTCCTGTGCAGACCAATAGAAgcaaaggccgtgtttagtttcctgccgtgtaaacgcaaaatttttttcaacggaattttactaatttgaaatactaaatgaagtttatttacaaaactttttatacagatgtgttgtaaatcgcgagacgaatctaatgatgctaattaatttatgattaatcaataattattggatggttactgtagcattactgttgcaaatcatggattaagtaggctcattagattcgtctcgcgatttacagcccatctatggaaaaaattttgtaaatagacttcatttagtacttcaaattagcaagattctatcGCAAAAATTtacgtttttttgtttttatgttTACAGGGtggaaactaaacacggccgaAGCAAGAAACGAGCAACGAGCGGAAAAGAACTCCGACAGGCGGACAGGGGTTTCGGGAGAGAAGGGTACGGCGGACGGTTAAAGAATCCCTGTGGTACGGAAAAAAATTAAGTTTTTGGCACAAATATCCTCCAACTTGCGATTTTTATGAGTTTGCACCTCTTTCCACTTCCCTCACACCCGACAGATGGGTCCAATATGAAAAGTACGGTGAGCTCTGTAACAGTCCAAAATCTCacacaaaaaaataataaaaataaaattgtttgaattcaaaattctcaaaaatctAATTTTAAGACTATTGAGCTCATCTTACTTTGCATGAAAAATTCCTTTCAAACTTAAATTATCTAATTTCTTTCTAACAACCATTATCAAATCGCTATCCTTTTTTCTAATTACTCTCTCCTAAGCACACATATGCACACACGTGAGCAATAACAGACCCAACACAACCAGCTAGCATATCCTTCTCTCTccatccgggacaaaaggccacaGTGTAGGCAGCATTAACTCTCTCTCCTAAGGGTGGGCAAAATATAACCGAAACCGAttaaccgaaccgaaccgaaccgctTTAACCGCAAAAGtcggttaattcggttaacGGTTAATTTTGCGGTTAAATTTTTTGAGATATTCTTTAACCGCATATTATTTCGGTTTTGATGTGCCACTAACCGATTTAACCGAATTAACCGATTTAGCAAGTTGAGTGTAATATGTATTTATCTTATGTCTTAAATATATGTATAATCATGTGAGATATCAAGAATTATTGGTTTTCATAATTAAGATATCTAAGTGAGGCTACATTAATTGTTTTTCTAGCTTTCTAAGCTTATTTTAGTGGCCAATAGCTTGTAGTTGATGTCATAATTTCATTCTAATTTGCTTGTTATTTATGTATTGTATACATTACGGTTAACCAAAAAACCGAACCGATTTAACCGCAACCGAATTTACGCGGTTAAAAGATTTCTAGCTACAATTTCGGTTAAGAGTTTGTCATAaccgaaatatttcaaaaccgaATTAACCGAACCGATTTAACCGCACTAACCGAATGCCCAGCCCTGCTCTCTCCCTCCGTTGGTGCACACACAGcgtaagcagcagcagcatttatttttttctctctcccgtGCCATGCACCCTGCTGCACTCTTCTCTGTTCTTCCCTCCACTGCAGCAAGCAAACAGCAGCTCCCTCCATTCTTTTCCCTCCTCTGCGTGAGCAATCCAGCAAGCAGCGCTGCATCTTTTCAATGCTCTCTCTccgtgggtgtgtttagatccgtaaaatagtggtaaaaatgATCACATCAGACACTGtagtatttttcgtttgtttgtgataattgttgtcctactatgacctaactaaactcaaaagattcgtttcgTCGTGTACATGaaaactatataattaatttttttatttatgtacatttaatgctccatgtataaaataaaagatttgatgtgatagatgaatagtgaagtttggagagaaaaaTTTTGTAATTAAACACAACCCCTATCTGATTTTCTCTTCACCGAGCAAAGCAAATCAGAGCAGAGCAATCAGCAGCAGCAAGCCAAGCGCACCCTTCCTTCTCTGATATTCTCTCTCTGTCGGTCATACTCTGttctctctctcactccctgCACACTCACGTACACACACAACACAACATTAACTCTCACACGTCTCACTCCCagcacacatgcatgcacacatgcACTCTCACTCCTGCACACATGCACACTGTCTCCCACTCACATGCACCCTGCCTTCTATccagggttaacaatttcggcgaaatttcgccgaaatttcggaaaatttttcgtttccgctagttaccgggatccgaaatttcggtatttttcggtatatttcgttttcaaattcaaaattcaacaaatttcgaccgaaattcaacgaaattcgccgaaatttaccgaaatttcggaacggaattccgtttccgctaaacaccgggatttgaccggaaaacgaaatggttaaccctgctTCTATCTCGTCTGATTTCCTTGTCCCCTGCGAGCACCAGGGGAGCTCCTTCTCTCGATCTCCAATTTCTTCGTCTCTCCACCAAGCGAAGCAGCACCACGATGACGGCGACCACCGTGAGCTCGAGGACGCCGAtacggacgccgacgccgagtCACCGATGGCCACCGAGCCGTAGCCCCGACCTCACCAACAACCCAGcccgagctgccgccgccgagccgagtGTCGTTGTACCGCAAGCCTCCATCGCGCCGGCCACGCCTTCACCGTCGACCCACGGTGAGTGCCGTCCCGCTCCCGACGTCCTAGTGCTGCCGAAGTGAGCTACGACCGCCGATGACACCTCCATAGAGCCTAGGACCCCTGTTCTGTGTTCTTGTGCAGGAACCGAACACCATCACCATGCGTTTCCTCGCTGCAGCCAGACGCTGCTGCGGTCTGGCCTTGCCGGCGTTTCGCGAGCGTCTCGGCTGCGCCGCGGCCTCAGCCATGCCGTGAGCCCGTGCGCGCGTACTCACCCTTGGCCGCAAGGCACTCCCTTTACTCCTCAAAGCCCAACCTGAGTTGCGTGCCTGCGCACGGCCAAAGGCCCTGCCTCTGCGCCGCTCAACCTAGCCGAGCTGCTCTGCCACAATGTCAAGACGACGACACCGAGCTGAAGCCATTGCCGGGAGCAACAACGACGTCAACGGCCACGAGCACAAGGAAGCTGAACATGTCCTTGCAGCACACTGACACACCGCTGCCACAGATGCAGGTCCGCCACGACCAAGTATGGAACACGCCCAGACCCAGACCAAACAGGCACACCGTTCCGTCATCGCCGATGTCGCGACGCGAGCTAGCTGTAGCTAGTCACCGCGAATGCACGATTGGCCTTGCCAAGCCTACCTGCGGTACCACGGCCGCTCTGCCCCGCTCTTTCCCCGCGGGCGGGCACATCACAAACCGGCCATGCCGGGCACCGTGCGCATGCATGCTGCCGGAGGCCATCACGATTGCCACCGTCCTCGCACGCCCCGGGCATGAGCCAAGTCGTCGTGGACCAGTCGTCGCTGGACACCACGAGCGCAAGCCTACACAACCGTTCTTTTTCCATAAATAATCTAAAGTTACAATCTATCCAACCATGCACATGGCACGCTTTTGTTCGGTAGAACAGATGTCGAGCCGTTCGCCGAACGAAACATTGCCGACTCGTTGCCACGCGCCAACCTCCTACTCAAGGCGCCCCTCGCGGCGCCATCCCCTTTCGCTGAGCCCACGACATGTGTGAACCGCACTCACGCATGTCGCGACACTATGGCCCCACGATGAGACCGCACATCACTGTCCGGCAGCTTTCGACGCCGCTCCGCACTGTGACACCATGATGCTTTGCCACCCACGCTGGCTTTGCCATCTCGTCGCGCGTGTGATGACAACACCGCTCTTCGCCACAGCATTATTTCTGTTCTTGCACCAGTACCCCGTCACGCCATTGTCGGCCACTGCCTCCTCTTGGTCGATAAAAGGCGCATTCGCGTAGCTCCTCCATCACTCCAAACTCATTTCCGACCAACCCGGCTACCTTCCCAACCTGAGTTCACTCGCCCTATCTTTTCCGCCAGAGCAAGGATTTGCTCGTCGCTCTCTCATTCTGATGAGCTGCTCATCGTGCTCTTGGTAAGCACAACATGCTATCTAGCCTGATTCATCTTCCTAAATTTATCTAGAAATCTAGCTCTAACTGTCtttgttaattttataatttataGAGTTCAGTTTACATTTATGTATGCtttgtttatttgatttgtgCCGCGTAATAGTCGTCGAGGGTTCgcgaacgacgacgagaagaagcttGGAGTCCGGTGCCGTGAGTTAGGAAGTTCGTACCGCAAGCAGAAGCTCGGAGTACGTACCGCGAGCACGAGAACTAGTACCGCGAGCCGGAAATCGAAACACGTACAGCGAGTCAAACTACCCGTTTGTTGAGCGAAGGCAAGTCCAACCTTTTCCCTTTTGCTCATGCTTATCCCAGTTTTTAAACACAACCCGTAGATGTCTATTTAAAAGTGCATTCAATTTGTATATGAAATCTTGAACTATTTTACTGCTTGATGTAGTTAAATACCCATTTGAAAGGCCATACCTTGCTATTGTTTATATCCTGATTATCCCTTGACAACCTAAGATTTATCTCTAAACATGATTAGCTCTGTTTAGATGAATGCCTTGATAAATGATACTAGCATGCTTAGGATTTATTTATGCAATATTACTCACTGTTATTTACCAAATGCAATCATTTACAAATGAGAAAAATAGGATGGTTGTTTTTAAAAGGTGTGagttaaatttttaaaaaagtaTAATGAACATGAGAACGATGATGGTGAGTACCCACAGATGGGGCAGAATAGGGTCCATGTGTGGGACCACTAGAGATTGGACTCGAGTCTGTGTGGTACGGTCTTGTAGTTGTCCGCCTTGtctcgattaaggaccggtaatTGGCAGAATTCTAGTCAATTATTACAGTGCAACCATACGGCTAAATGGGCACTGGCCTTAGCTTATTAAATCAGTCGGCTCGAGAGGATGCTACCGCTCGAGTGCTCGAGGAGTTTGTCGGTGTCGGGGTAGCTAACCCGGTCAAACGTACGGAGCCGTGATACTCCGGTAGTCTGTCGTGTAGTATATTTTGGGTTCGGCTGATGTAACGGCTCTGTCATGTTAACTTGCCGACACATCTAAGGAATTGTGTATATGCACGCTGATCCCGCGCTGGCGTCAAAGCGAAACATGTCATGTGTGTaaagtgtacgacctctgcagagtgtaaaactattcaaatagccgtgctcacggtcaagagcgctTGTACTAGTCGCCAGTTTTAGAACTTTTAAAatctttttgaaaaaaaaatgggaTTTGGGACTGGTTTTTGGAAATGTCCGGCAAGAGTGCCGTGGGCTACTGTGGACAGGGTGTCCGGTAGCATTAAAAGTTGAACTCACTTCTTTTTAAAAATACTTATAAATATGACTATATTACTCTTTTACTAAAATGCCTTTACAAAATTAACATTGCATGGGTAAAAACttgcttttttgcaaaataaaccctAGCCACTTCCTTGTACTCCATTATGCATGAATTTTTTTATCCCCCTCCGTAGGGCGGGGTTggtcttgctgagtacttttgtactcacccttgcctgtGTTTACAGAGACGGTTCTACGCCGGAGAAGTCTACCCGTAGTCGTTGCGTCCGCACCCGACTTGTCTATGGTGTGGACCTtcatgatgctgagttgcgatgTTGACTGCTTCATCAATGATTTTTTTGCCTTAgcactttctttctttctttctatgcTACTTTTATTTTGGATTGAAATCCATAAACCGCTGTCATACAATCGGCAATGATACAATCTGCCGAAATGTGTGTaccagcctcctgggactgaaaTTGTACCACATGTGGCTCATGTGTAAGCGGGGGTCGCGACAAGCTCAGTTTGGATGAGAAacattttcaattattttcgatCTTTATCGTATAGATATTAGCATCTAAAAACGGCATGCACAAATAAATTATAGATTTTTGCTTGAactcaagtttttttttaaaataaaaactgaaaaaaatgcaaactttcGAAAAAAACTATCTAGTCTTTAACTATAATGAAACAAAATCATGTAACAAAAGTGTTCAGAAACATAAAATCAAGCAAGGAAAAAAGTTAAAGAACAAAACAAGATGcgagaaaaaaatcaaaataaaaatattggAGAAAGATGAGGAAAAAATTGGGAAAGAGAGAAATATGGTAGCAAAAGTTGGGAAGTAAAAATTATAAAcgaaattataaaaataaattgtTTGAGAAAACATCAAAATGAAAAAGAGGAGAACAAAATTCTGTGAAAAAAATGGAAAGCTAATATTATATCTATAACTAAATAAATGAAAAAATGGTGACACTGGCCGAGTTCGCCAGGGGCTGCCGCCTTGCCGAGCTTGCTGGGGCCGCGCCTGCGGCGATTCGgtccggcggagctcgccgggagcAGCGGGCAGCTCACCAGCACAGCATCGTTCCCCTGGGAGGCGAAGCTCGCAGAATGGAGCTCCCCCACTCAACGCCTGGAGATGACGTCATGCTCCGTACAAGCTATAGTGCACCGGCCCCGCGCTCCATCCTTGCCTGCGCTCTTGGCTGTGCTCCTGCTTCATAGcacatagcacatatcacatcaTACCGTACACTCTTATCCGAATAAACTATATTAAATGAACGATGATGACGTACATCATAATCAGCTAAGAAAAACTGTAACTCTATAAGTGAATTGAACTTCATGCCCTTACAGATTcgctttcaaaaatatatgagtcACAAATGGCTCTATGGATCCTGCTAAGATCCTTAGCATTTGAAACCGCCGGGACTTCAACGTGGGCTAGCTTCATCATGTGCAACTCTTCAGCGGTATAACTAAATCATGCCTCAGCGTTATTAACTGCCCGACCCATTACCCCATCCCTACACTCCTCATCACCACTTATTTCCTCGTCACTAGCGCTGGATCCATTGCCATCATCATTTTCCTGCTCTGCTTGGGGCACACTAGCATTACCCTCCGGTTCTTCTTCCCCGGTGTCttcatcatcgtcatcgtcatcgcTACTATCGTATTCATTGTCCTCAGAACCTAAAGAAACATCATCATCCTCTCTAGCACCTCTGTCATCCTCCTCCTCAAAGGTACCACTGTCGAAATGATCGGAAGCGACGACCATATCATAATCCGCAATAAATTCACTAGCACAAGTGAAATTTGGGACATCTTCTACAACGATTGACTCTTGAGTTATATTCTCAATACGAAATGGAACTTCATCTACTCTTCCAACTGGTTCTTGTGATCTAGATCTACGTGTTATTTCAACAACCATCTCCCAACAAACCACATTTGCACGCACTACTATATCCTTATACTTTCTCCAATGCATCTCTGATTCTAATGTCCAATGTCAATATAACATAATGTGCTCTAGCTTTACCATAATCAAATCTGCCCCTCAGAGATATTTCATCTATGCCACAAGAATGCTTTGCAATAACTCGGTCTACTAAATCCGTGAACGATGGAGAACAATCGAAAAGTTCGACATCCTCTAtcatattttcaaactctcCATTTTCCTTAACCATACCCCCGTGAAAGAACCGAATTAATTTGTCCATGTCTAGGTATATTCAGAGATCTAAAAATAAGAGACAAAGCCACTATTAATTAAAGCAGAAAGAAGTAGTCTATAATGCTATGTGCCCTCAAACTACAGCCTAAATACCTACAGAAAGTGCTCATATATCTTATATATGAATACTCTTAGCTCAACAAATTCCTAAAGCCAAAATCTGCTCATGTCTAAGTTGCTAAAGAAAAATCTTAGCACAACAAATACCTATAGCCTAAATCTGCTCATGTCTAAATTGCTAAAGCAAAATCTTAGCTCAAAAAATTTCATTTCTCCACAAATCTATGCAAGCACCACAAAATTTTCAAGCTTCTTAGTTCGTACTACAAGTTGTAGGAGCACAGTGTCTAAATTTGATCGTGGAGGGTTGGTTCAATGGAAATGTGGTTTAAAgtgccttggggaatcatttccaaattTAGTCTTCTCATTTCAGAACACAGTGTCTGGTCATAAGATTCCACAGCTAGGCAATTACAATGAGTTTTGCGGCTTAATGCATCCGCTACTatattggccttgcccggatggtagtgcACCTCGAGATCGtagtctttgattaattccaaccatcttctttgtctcatatttagatcggcttgggtgaagatatatttgagactcttatggtctgtgtagatattgcaatgagtgcccataagataatgtctccaaatcttcagagcatgaatgacggctgctaactcgaggtcatgagtagtatagttctgctcatgtggccgaagagatcgtgaagcataggcaatgactctattgtcttgcatgagcacacaaccaagacccgtacccgacgcgtcataatacacgtcaaagggcttggcattatcaggttgagctaagacggGGGCCTTAGTCAGCAACTCCCTTAGAGTGTGGAAAGCTTTCTCACATCTTTCAtcccaaataaattttattcctttcttcaacagttcggtcataggcttagcaatttttgagaagtccggaatgaatcgacaataatatccagctagaccaagaaaactgcgaatttgatgaacagaagcaggaggtttccagtccatcacttcttgcaccttactaggatcaACGGCTATACCTTTACTGGATATAGtatgacccaaaaatttcaccctgtctaaccaaaattcacatttggaaaACTTAGCATATAACTGATGATCTCTAAGACGCTGAAGAACGATGCGCAAGTGTTTGGCATGGTCCttctcattcttggaataaacaaggatgtcgtcaatgaaaaccacgacaaacttgtcaagctcaggcatgaacaccgaattcatagggtacatgaaataagcaggtgcatttgtcaggccaaaggacatgactaaGTATTCATATAATCCATATCTTGTAGAGAAggcggttttaggaatatcacagggtcggattttgatctgatgatatccAGAGCGAAGATCCAACTTTGAAAACACCctagctccagccaactgatcaaataaaacatcaatgcgggggagaggatatttatttttgattgtcactgcattgagaggccggtagtccacacacaacctcaaactattatcctttttcttcacaaatagggccggacaaccccaaggtgatgcactagggcgaatgaaacctttgtcaagaagttcTTGAAGTTGAATCTTTAATTCGGCCAAttccttaggtggcattctataggACCTCTTTGAAATAGCTGCAGTACCAGGCTACaactcaataacaaactctatgtccctatccggtggcattcctggcaagtcatctaGAAAAACATCGGCAAACTCGCATACCACTGGGATTTCTTCTAATTTGGATTCGCCCATGGCATATGCACAAGAATTGGAGCACTCTTGGGAGGGCAAATAAAGAGTAGTGGCTCCTTGGGTTGGAGagtttatttcaacggctcgggaaggaaTGTCTAGGGTTACTCCATGTCGAgccatccaatccattcccaaaatAAGATCCAGGCCTTCCAGTCCTAAAATGATAAGATCGCTATTGATGATTTTACTACCCAGCTTGATTTGCACAAGCCGTATCATTTGATTAGAAGCAACTTTACCACCGGGTgttgatatcatgtatgaccCCTTCGTATGATAGAAATCAAATCCcatttttgcaccaaattttgcactaatgaAACTATGTGATGCACCGGAATCGAATAATATCACTGCAGGCTTGTGATGAATAGAAAATGTACCTGTCATTactggtgctccctcaggtagttctgcaagagtggtgaagttGACTCGCCCTTGCCTGACCTGAATAGTCTGCCTTCTTCCCTTGTTCTGGTTGTTCTGAGTAGAACCTTGACCCTGGTTTTGTCTCTTAGGCTGCGGACACTCTCGGGCGAAATGAGCTGAACTCCCACAGTTGAAGCAATGATTTTTATCACCGGGACGGGCTGGTGGTGGGGCAATTGGCCTAGGACCAGTTAGCTGAGGAACAGGGGGTCGCATTACACTctgctgctgtggcggcctaaaaacccaacgccctggcggaggggccttctgaggaaTTGTAGGAGAAACATTCTGCACGAAACGATACCTCGAtgactgagcactcgagggtccaggtggagccttccgcttcttctcagcacgatgagcCACAATGCAATCTTCTTGGGTAATTGCCAGATTAACCAACTCATTGTATGTATCGACTTTAATGGGGTTCATACATTCCTTGAGTTTGGTATTGAGTCCTCTGCGGAAGCGGTCACGCTTCTTAgcatctgtgtcagcatgatagcccgcgtactgacagagaccattgaaagcttgggcatattggataACCGTACGAGTCCCTTGCgtaagagccaggaactcattcagtttcctttccataagaccctctggaatatggtgacccCTAAATGCATccttgaattcattccaagtgacAATGTGATCGGCCGGGAGCATGCCATGGTAGTTATCCCACTAAAGACGCGCAGAACCGTgaagctgttgcgcggcaaagCGAACTTTATTTTCCTCCGAACATGGCACCAGAAGTAgtgcaaacttggactcgattgtgcgaatccaagcatcagcATCTAGTGGTTCTTCTGTCCTGTTGAACAAAGGAGGCTGGGTTGCAAAGAAATCCTgataaccagcagcttgaggttgatgggCGTGGTGTCCACCTCGCTGCTGCCCTTGGACAAGTTGGCGAAGCAACTCAGTCTGGGCGGACAGGACTTCCGCAAAGCCtggtggtgggggtggcggctgctgcgatCCGCTACCACTCGCATTCACGAAACCCTCCGGATTGCCACGCGTCGATCCCACTATCTGGAACATGCAAAAACTCTTTTGTGAGCAAGTGATATACAATGCCCCAGAATACAAAAGAGTAAATGCAGAAAAATAGTACTAGCATGTATTATATAACAACATGGACAGAAGGTTGTTTGTTTCAAGCAAAATCACAACTCCCGTTCTGTTCAACCAAAACCTCCCAACTTTTGACAGCCGAGGGGTAATTTAACattctacaacttttgtattctACTCAACCACTTCGGCGGATAGAGTCCTGTGCTGAGTTCGGTAACTTCCTATATCCAGACACGGCAGACAGAACAGAGTCTAGATAGGCCTTAATCGTGAAAAATAACACGTGGTCAGGTGCAAACCTCCATATTCCCCATTACCACATGTACTTTTATCGATTTCCAGTTTAagatcatgatgcatgcacgacctattcgtcctcacaaaacaaacaactgccaaatagctttggacttacggggttagcgccggtagcatagcacaaaattacgtctctccctatatacgTTTAGCCGAATTCTAACTATTCTTAACTTAacgtaatcgcggttagtgtacctgcaacaGATGCATAGAatgtatatatatgaatattcacgactggacccttcgtgccagcactcacgaacggcccccatgtgtcctacgccacatgggtaacgcatatgcagttgcccacatattcacccatacattaccgttcactatagaaacggcagccatacaattttcaACCGTATGGCCATCGTTAACATACGCCACCGAGAtagcgtattcacgagttcctttactcccaatataatcgactgatgatcgatatattggcagcagctcaagtaggccactgcttgagcacagcgttcggttcgcatcaccgacgggaaggtcagtctcccttagttgactgagtatactttactcccaatatagtcaactgattgttggtatattggcagcacctcaagtaaacCATTGCTTGATGGcaacgttcggctcgcatcaccgacgggaaggtcagactccctcagctgactgaggatccttaccttctcaCCTttgcgtaggtgcgtcgttacagaatttaagggttgattgtgcacaaaaaTAAGGTCTGACAGAAAGTAAAGCGCTGGAAGTTAGATATATAATGACATaggttagatagccacctagtaacttccCATAATTCCCCTAGGACTTTACGAACTAGGCAccatccttaacgaaccaacgtattttgcAAACGCAATTGTTATGGtcaaaattttaataaaattctTCGAAAACTTGTCACTTTCTCCGGTGCaagctttgttcggctctgataccagctgtggcagaaccgcccgacataaaccggcttaagtgcgctaaccatcgttgcaaaggCAATTATGTTTAACTCACACAGCAGACGGAGCACATCGGAGGTCCGTCGGGTAaattcccgataaaaccacttaaacctggatcgaacaaagcagcataactcacgcgaaggcgagtccaAAGATTACAACACCACACCATATATTACAACACAGAGAGT
This window contains:
- the LOC120688984 gene encoding acidic leucine-rich nuclear phosphoprotein 32 family member B-like, whose amino-acid sequence is MVVEITRRSRSQEPVGRVDEVPFRIENITQESIVVEDVPNFTCASEFIADYDMVVASDHFDSGTFEEEDDRGAREDDDVSLGSEDNEYDSSDDDDDDEDTGEEEPEGNASVPQAEQENDDGNGSSASDEEISGDEECRDGPSRLPLRPPPRAVAGPPSWDAARSPAGGAAESASLGLRVLTRRPPL